In the genome of Criblamydia sequanensis CRIB-18, one region contains:
- a CDS encoding heavy metal translocating P-type ATPase — MSIFRDIKFLWLLGSLILVAFLELLSFSGFQLERSLAFPFFLFIILFIGHQTLKDGLKALVNLNFKSINLLMVIAVFGAFYLQKYEEAAIVIVLYNLAEKLEDFGIEKSKSALLSLAEKMPKTALIRGQDSLVPVDQVKIGEIVVVKPGEMIPLDGEVALGFSAVDESSITGEPLPKDKMAGDKVFAGTLNKQGYLEVKVSKLSKNSTLSRIQEITSQATKEKANTQKFIEVFSSYYTPFVMLLALIWAVVPPLFFNASFHQNFLDALTLLVIACPCALVISTPVSIYSAIGNAANKGILVKGGRALEAIGAINAIALDKTRTLTFGTPIVTDVIAFGNHSKEHILACAAGIEAQSEHPLAKSIVKAAKQDQMEPHAVENFEIRVGKGAKADCLVCQDKHHCLGKLEFILEEHKVSDEVLKKIDELQEQGKTVIIICTHKEVEGLIGLLDEIREESGKVIQKLKSLQVYPIMLTGDNYAAANAVAKEIGIEEVKANQLPEDKARAIKELLSKYQKVAMIGDGINDAPALALSNVGITMSDLGSDTAIEAASIVMLHDHLNRLPFLIKLGRKTIQTIKVNTFLAIGIKIIFIALALLGASNLALAIFADVGVTLLVILNSLRLSSYSPEY; from the coding sequence ATGAGCATTTTTAGAGATATAAAATTTTTATGGCTGCTTGGCTCCTTAATCCTTGTGGCGTTCTTGGAATTGTTATCTTTTTCAGGTTTTCAACTTGAAAGGTCTCTAGCCTTCCCTTTTTTTCTTTTTATTATTCTTTTTATAGGCCATCAAACCCTTAAAGACGGCTTAAAAGCTCTTGTTAACTTAAATTTTAAAAGCATAAACCTTTTAATGGTGATTGCCGTTTTTGGGGCTTTTTATCTTCAAAAATATGAAGAGGCGGCGATTGTCATCGTTCTTTATAATCTCGCTGAAAAGCTAGAAGACTTTGGGATCGAAAAAAGCAAGTCCGCACTTCTTAGCCTTGCTGAAAAAATGCCGAAAACAGCCCTTATTAGAGGACAGGATTCTTTAGTTCCGGTCGATCAAGTAAAAATAGGGGAGATAGTCGTTGTAAAACCTGGTGAAATGATCCCTTTGGATGGAGAGGTGGCACTCGGCTTTTCGGCGGTTGATGAATCCTCAATTACAGGGGAGCCATTGCCAAAAGATAAGATGGCAGGGGATAAAGTTTTTGCCGGCACCTTAAATAAACAAGGGTATCTCGAAGTAAAAGTTTCAAAACTGTCTAAAAATTCCACCCTTTCAAGAATCCAGGAAATTACCTCGCAGGCGACAAAAGAAAAGGCTAATACCCAAAAATTTATTGAAGTCTTCTCCTCCTACTATACCCCTTTTGTGATGCTCCTAGCTCTTATCTGGGCGGTTGTGCCTCCTCTTTTTTTTAACGCCTCTTTCCATCAAAATTTTCTAGATGCTCTAACCTTGCTTGTGATTGCTTGTCCTTGCGCTCTTGTTATCTCAACGCCTGTGTCTATTTATTCCGCCATCGGCAACGCTGCCAATAAAGGCATTCTTGTAAAAGGAGGGAGGGCTCTTGAGGCTATTGGCGCTATTAATGCGATAGCTTTAGATAAGACAAGGACGTTAACTTTTGGGACGCCTATTGTTACAGATGTCATTGCTTTTGGAAACCATAGTAAAGAGCACATTTTAGCTTGTGCTGCAGGAATTGAAGCTCAGTCAGAGCACCCTTTAGCTAAAAGCATTGTCAAAGCAGCAAAACAAGATCAAATGGAACCGCATGCTGTAGAAAATTTTGAAATCAGGGTGGGCAAGGGCGCTAAAGCGGACTGTCTTGTATGCCAGGATAAACACCATTGCCTCGGAAAGCTGGAATTTATTTTAGAAGAGCACAAGGTAAGCGATGAAGTTTTAAAAAAAATTGATGAACTGCAAGAGCAAGGAAAGACTGTCATTATCATCTGCACTCATAAAGAGGTCGAAGGGCTAATTGGGCTTCTTGATGAAATAAGAGAAGAAAGCGGTAAAGTCATTCAAAAGCTAAAATCGTTACAAGTCTACCCTATCATGCTTACAGGGGATAACTACGCCGCCGCCAATGCTGTAGCCAAAGAAATAGGCATTGAAGAGGTTAAAGCCAATCAGCTACCGGAAGATAAGGCAAGGGCTATAAAAGAGCTTTTATCCAAATACCAAAAAGTGGCCATGATCGGGGATGGCATTAACGATGCTCCGGCTCTTGCTCTTTCAAATGTGGGCATTACCATGAGTGATCTAGGAAGCGATACAGCAATTGAGGCAGCTTCCATTGTCATGCTTCATGATCACTTAAATCGACTCCCTTTTCTTATAAAACTTGGAAGAAAAACCATTCAAACCATTAAGGTAAACACTTTTCTTGCTATAGGAATAAAAATTATTTTTATAGCCTTGGCGCTTCTTGGCGCTAGTAATTTAGCTCTTGCGATCTTTGCAGATGTCGGGGTCACTCTTCTTGTAATTTTAAATAGCTTGCGTCTTTCTAGTTATTCTCCGGAATATTAG